A single region of the Candidatus Hydrogenedentota bacterium genome encodes:
- a CDS encoding efflux RND transporter periplasmic adaptor subunit, which yields MPFEKKSACAVGLLLSNFMLLAGSGLAFAQGPPGGPMPPPEVSFVTIQPEQVTLTTELPGRTTAYLVAEVRPQVSGIVQNRLFTEGGLVTEGEVLYEIDPAPYQAAYDLAVAALSRAEASVPPLALRAERQKDLVPTGAVSQQEYDEVLARLKQAQAEIAYSKAAIESARINLEYTHVKAPISGRIGRSNVTVGALATAHQGPPFAVIQQLDPIYVDVTQSTAQLRLLQSRLNSGLLKRDEENVNKVRLILDDGTEYPHEGALQFRDVTVDPTTGSVILRVLFPNPDEELLPGMFVRAMVTEGVNDQAILVPQQAVSRTPKGDPLVLTVSAEGKAEQHLITLERDVGNRWLIADGLAPGDKVIVEGSQRVRPGSPVQAVPWEENLAPQQAVPHPADETK from the coding sequence ATGCCCTTTGAAAAGAAAAGCGCATGCGCGGTTGGCTTGCTGCTGAGCAATTTCATGCTTCTCGCCGGTTCGGGGCTTGCCTTTGCCCAAGGCCCCCCAGGCGGTCCCATGCCCCCGCCGGAAGTGTCGTTTGTCACCATCCAGCCGGAACAAGTCACGCTGACTACGGAACTGCCGGGCCGCACGACAGCGTACTTGGTTGCGGAGGTGCGCCCGCAGGTAAGCGGCATTGTCCAGAACCGGTTGTTTACGGAAGGCGGTCTGGTCACGGAAGGCGAGGTCCTCTACGAGATAGACCCCGCCCCCTATCAGGCCGCATATGACCTCGCCGTCGCGGCGCTGTCCCGCGCCGAGGCGAGCGTTCCGCCGCTGGCGTTACGGGCAGAGCGACAGAAGGATCTTGTTCCCACGGGCGCGGTGAGCCAGCAAGAATACGACGAGGTATTGGCTCGTTTGAAGCAGGCGCAGGCGGAGATTGCGTACAGCAAGGCCGCAATCGAGAGCGCTCGTATCAACCTGGAATACACGCATGTCAAAGCCCCGATTTCCGGGCGGATAGGCAGGTCCAACGTGACCGTGGGCGCGCTGGCCACCGCGCATCAGGGGCCGCCTTTCGCCGTCATTCAGCAGTTGGACCCCATTTATGTGGACGTTACTCAGTCCACCGCGCAGTTGCGCCTCCTGCAGAGCCGTCTGAACAGCGGCCTGCTCAAGCGGGATGAGGAAAACGTGAACAAAGTCCGGCTCATCCTGGACGATGGCACGGAGTATCCGCATGAGGGCGCGCTTCAGTTTCGCGACGTGACCGTGGACCCGACGACGGGGTCGGTGATTCTCCGAGTGCTTTTTCCGAATCCAGACGAGGAACTGCTGCCCGGCATGTTTGTTCGGGCGATGGTCACCGAAGGGGTCAACGATCAGGCTATCCTGGTGCCGCAACAGGCGGTATCGCGCACGCCGAAGGGCGACCCGCTGGTCCTGACGGTCAGCGCGGAAGGCAAGGCCGAACAACATCTTATCACGCTGGAGCGGGATGTGGGCAACCGGTGGCTCATCGCGGATGGGCTGGCGCCGGGAGACAAGGTAATCGTCGAGGGTTCGCAGCGCGTGCGGCCCGGTTCGCCCGTGCAGGCCGTGCCGTGGGAAGAAAACTTGGCGCCACAACAGGCGGTGCCCCATCCCGCGGACGAAACGAAGTAA